In Macaca nemestrina isolate mMacNem1 chromosome 11, mMacNem.hap1, whole genome shotgun sequence, a single window of DNA contains:
- the LOC105468118 gene encoding eIF5-mimic protein 2 isoform X2, which translates to MNNQKQQKPTLSGQRFKTRKRDEKERFDPTQFQDCIIQGLTETGTDLEAVAKFLDASGAKLDYRRYAETLFDILVAGGMLAPGGTLADDMMRTDVCVFAAQEDLETMQAFAQVFNKLIRRYKYLEKGFEDEVKKLLLFLKGFSESERNKLAMLTGVLLANGTLNASILNSLYNENLVKEGVSAAFAVKLFKSWINEKDINAVAASLRKVSMDNRLMELFPANKQSVEHFTKYFTEAGLKELSEYVRNQQTIGARKELQKELQEQMSRGDPFKDIILYVKEEMKKNNIPEPVVIGIVWSSVMSTVEWNKKEELVAEQAIKHLKQYSPLLAAFTTQGQSELTLLLKIQEYCYDNIHFMKAFQKIVVLFYKAEVLSEEPILKWYKDAHVAKGKSVFLEQMKKFVEWLKNAEEESESETEEGD; encoded by the exons ATGAATAATCAAAAGCAGCAAAAGCCAACGCTATCAGGCCAGcgttttaaaactagaaaaagag ATGAAAAAGAGAGGTTTGACCCTACTCAGTTTCAAGACTGTATTATTCAAGGCTTAACTGAAACCGGTACTGATTTGGAAGCAGTAGCTAAGTTTCTTGATGCTTCTGGAGCAAAACTTGATTACCGTCGATATGCAGAAACACTCTTTGACATTCTGGTGGCTGGTGGAATGCTGG CCCCAGGTGGTACACTGGCAGATGACATGATGCGTACAGATGTCTGCGTGTTTGCAGCCCAAGAAGACCTAGAGACCATGCAAGCATTTGCTCAG GTTTTTAACAAGTTAATCAGGCGCTACAAATACCTGGAGAAAGGTTTTGAAGATGAAGTAAAAAAG CTGCTGCTGTTCTTAAAGGGTTTTTCAGAGTCAGAGAGGAACAAGCTGGCTATGTTGACTGGTGTTCTTCTGGCTAATGGAACACTTAATGCGTCCATTCTTAATAGCCTTTATAATGAGAATTTGGTTAAAGAAG GAGTTTCAGCAGCTTTTGCTGTGAAGCTCTTTAAATCATGGATAAACGAAAAAGATATCAATGCAGTAGCTGCAAGTCTTCGGAAAGTCAGCATGGATAACAGACTGATG GAACTCTTTCCTGCCAATAAGCAAAGTGTTGAACACTTTACAAAGTATTTTACTGAGGCAGGCTTGAAAGAGCTTTCAGAATATGTTCGGAATCAGCAAACCATTGGAGCTCGTAAGGAGCTCCAGAAAGAACTTCAAGAACAGATGTCCCGTGGTGATCCATTTAAGGAT ataattttatatgtcaagGAGGAGATGAAAAAAAACAACATCCCAGAACCAGTTGTCATCGGAATAGTCTGGTCAAGTGTAATGAGCACTGTGGAATGGAACAAAAAAGAGGAGCTTGTAGCAGAGCAAGCCATCAAGCACTTGAAG CAATACAGCCCTCTACTTGCTGCCTTTACTACTCAAGGTCAGTCTGAGCTGACTCTGTTACTGAAGATTCAGGAGTATTGCTATGACAACATTCATTTCATGAAAGCCTTCCAGAAAATAGTGGTGCTTTTTTATAAAG CTGAAGTCCTGAGTGAAGAGCCCATTTTGAAGTGGTATAAAGATGCACATGTTGCGAAGGGGAAGAGTGTTTTCCTTGAGCAAATGAAAAAGTTTGTAGAATGGCTCAAAAATGCAGAAGAAG AATCTGAATCTGAAACTGAAGAAGGTGACTGA
- the LOC105468118 gene encoding eIF5-mimic protein 2 isoform X1, translated as MYGAAGAPAQSASVPVVHSLRRPPPQAAGVSFMNNQKQQKPTLSGQRFKTRKRDEKERFDPTQFQDCIIQGLTETGTDLEAVAKFLDASGAKLDYRRYAETLFDILVAGGMLAPGGTLADDMMRTDVCVFAAQEDLETMQAFAQVFNKLIRRYKYLEKGFEDEVKKLLLFLKGFSESERNKLAMLTGVLLANGTLNASILNSLYNENLVKEGVSAAFAVKLFKSWINEKDINAVAASLRKVSMDNRLMELFPANKQSVEHFTKYFTEAGLKELSEYVRNQQTIGARKELQKELQEQMSRGDPFKDIILYVKEEMKKNNIPEPVVIGIVWSSVMSTVEWNKKEELVAEQAIKHLKQYSPLLAAFTTQGQSELTLLLKIQEYCYDNIHFMKAFQKIVVLFYKAEVLSEEPILKWYKDAHVAKGKSVFLEQMKKFVEWLKNAEEESESETEEGD; from the exons ATGTACGGGGCGGCTGGGGCCCCGGCGCAAAGCGCCTCAGTACCTGTGGTCCACTCGTTGCGGCGGCCGCCACCGCAGGCGGCAGG GGTGTCTTTTATGAATAATCAAAAGCAGCAAAAGCCAACGCTATCAGGCCAGcgttttaaaactagaaaaagag ATGAAAAAGAGAGGTTTGACCCTACTCAGTTTCAAGACTGTATTATTCAAGGCTTAACTGAAACCGGTACTGATTTGGAAGCAGTAGCTAAGTTTCTTGATGCTTCTGGAGCAAAACTTGATTACCGTCGATATGCAGAAACACTCTTTGACATTCTGGTGGCTGGTGGAATGCTGG CCCCAGGTGGTACACTGGCAGATGACATGATGCGTACAGATGTCTGCGTGTTTGCAGCCCAAGAAGACCTAGAGACCATGCAAGCATTTGCTCAG GTTTTTAACAAGTTAATCAGGCGCTACAAATACCTGGAGAAAGGTTTTGAAGATGAAGTAAAAAAG CTGCTGCTGTTCTTAAAGGGTTTTTCAGAGTCAGAGAGGAACAAGCTGGCTATGTTGACTGGTGTTCTTCTGGCTAATGGAACACTTAATGCGTCCATTCTTAATAGCCTTTATAATGAGAATTTGGTTAAAGAAG GAGTTTCAGCAGCTTTTGCTGTGAAGCTCTTTAAATCATGGATAAACGAAAAAGATATCAATGCAGTAGCTGCAAGTCTTCGGAAAGTCAGCATGGATAACAGACTGATG GAACTCTTTCCTGCCAATAAGCAAAGTGTTGAACACTTTACAAAGTATTTTACTGAGGCAGGCTTGAAAGAGCTTTCAGAATATGTTCGGAATCAGCAAACCATTGGAGCTCGTAAGGAGCTCCAGAAAGAACTTCAAGAACAGATGTCCCGTGGTGATCCATTTAAGGAT ataattttatatgtcaagGAGGAGATGAAAAAAAACAACATCCCAGAACCAGTTGTCATCGGAATAGTCTGGTCAAGTGTAATGAGCACTGTGGAATGGAACAAAAAAGAGGAGCTTGTAGCAGAGCAAGCCATCAAGCACTTGAAG CAATACAGCCCTCTACTTGCTGCCTTTACTACTCAAGGTCAGTCTGAGCTGACTCTGTTACTGAAGATTCAGGAGTATTGCTATGACAACATTCATTTCATGAAAGCCTTCCAGAAAATAGTGGTGCTTTTTTATAAAG CTGAAGTCCTGAGTGAAGAGCCCATTTTGAAGTGGTATAAAGATGCACATGTTGCGAAGGGGAAGAGTGTTTTCCTTGAGCAAATGAAAAAGTTTGTAGAATGGCTCAAAAATGCAGAAGAAG AATCTGAATCTGAAACTGAAGAAGGTGACTGA